The nucleotide sequence TTTTCTTCCAGATAGGAACTGAGTTTATCGAGGACCAGAGACTCGACAAAGCCCTTGACATCGCTGTTTCCCAGTTTTGTCTTGGTCTGTCCTTCAAATTGCGGATTTTTCAGCCGCACACTGATGATTGCCGTCAATCCCTCTCGAACATCTTCACCACTGATTTTCACCTGCATGTTCTTGGGCAGATTGCCGTTTGATGCGTACTGATTGAGCCCACGGGTCAGTGCCGCCTTGAACCCGATCAGATGGGATCCCCCTTCAATGGTGTTGATGTTGTTGGCAAAGGATAGCAATTTTTCGTTGTATGTATCGTTGTATTGAATTGCCACTTCGATGCCGACTTCGTTTTTCATGCCCTCGATATAGATTGGCTCATGAATGACGGCATGTCGTTTGTTCAGATATTCCACAAAGGAAATCAATCCGCCTGCGTAAACCAGCTCTTTTTTCGTATCGCTTCGCTCATCGATCAGAACGATTTTGACGTTGCGGTTCAGAAATGCCAGTTCCCGCATGCGTTTGAGCAGAATTTCATAATCATAAACGGTTGCCGAAAAAATTTCCTCATCCGGAATGAAATGAACCTTCGTTCCTCTTTTTTCCGTAGATCCGATGACACGCAACTCGCTGGTTTTTTTCCCTTTGGCGTAGGTTTGATAATATATCTGCCCGTTTGAATAGATTTCCACCTCCAAAAAAGCGGAAAGGGCATTCACAACCGAGACGCCGACACCGTGAAGACCTCCGGAAACCTTGTATGTATGATCGTCGAATTTGCCGCCTGCATGCAATTTCGTCATGACGACTTCAACGGCAGGCACATTTTCCTTTTTGTGAATATCCACCGGAATACCACGGCCATTGTCTTCAACGCTGATACTGTTGTCCGTGTGAATCGTCACCTGAATTTCATCGCAGTATCCAGCCATGGCTTCGTCGATGCTGTTATCCACCACTTCATACACCAGGTGGTGGAGCCCTTCCACATCGACATTACCGATATACATGGAAGGCCTTTTCCGAACGGCCTCCAACCCTTCGAGAATTTTGATATTGTCCGCTGTGTAATTGTTTGTCTCTGTTGTCATAGTCTCATCGGCATGATTACGTTCTGAATTGTCGAATCGTCTTTTCCCTCTATGATACAGGGTTCCCTGCTCTCACCAAACTTGAAAAGGATATGGGACGTTTCGATCATATTGATAGCATCGATGATGAACCGTGGATTGATCGCCAACTGAACCGGTTCACCCTGAAACAATACTACCGTTTCTTCCTGGGATTCTCCAAGATTCGGATTGGTTGATGTAATGGTCATCCTGTTTTCAGCCAGAGATACCACAACACCCTTGTATTCATCACTGATCAGAATGGTCATTCGTTTCATCATCGCAAGAAAAAGGTTCTTTTCCAGAAGAACGCTTTCCTTGCCAATTTTTTTGATGTAATTGATGAACGGTGGAAATCCTCCTTCCATCAGGCTGACAGAAATGCTTTCTTCATTCTGTTTGAAAAAAATCCGGTTATTGCCCAACGTTATATCGATCATTCCATTGTCTGTTAAAATCCGGTATACATCCCCCATACATTTTTTGGACAGAATAACGCCCTTCACCAGGGCTTCCAAATTCTTTCCAGAACATGGGATATCCACTTTGACCAATCTGCTGATGTCTGTAGAGAGCATTCTCAATATGGGCGTTTCATCCGAGACATACTGCAGGAATATTCCCGTTGTATGCGGCTTTTTTTCCTCTCCAACCGATATGGTCAATGCACATTCCAATGCTTTTCTGAACATGGCTGCATTGACCTGCACGGATGATTCACTTTCCGCCATATCTTCCAACGTCGGAAACTCATCCGGATTCATCCCGACAAGATGATAGAGAATTTTTCCTTCGGTGATTTTGATCCAATAATTTTCCACTTCAACAATATTGATTTTTTCCGCAGGCAGTTCCCGAATGATTTCGTAGAGCTTTTTCCCATTGATTGCCACGATTCCGGATGTATCGACAATAGCCGAATAATTTCCTTTAAAGCCGGTTTCGTAATCTGTCGAAACGATCTGTATAAAATCGGATTCCGCCTTGATCAATACGGATGTCGTAATGACATTATTGGTTTTTCTGCCACAGATGCTCTGAATTCTGGCAAGAGCATCCACAAGAATGGATTTATCGACGGTAATGTTCATGACGCATGATCCATTGGCTCAAAGGTCCGATGTTGATGGTTCACTCCCTGTCCGAAATCCACCGACGCATGTCAACAATCACCTGACGATCCCAATCATCCGAAAGTAGTGTTTTCAAAAAAATGCGAAATACGGAAAACAACCATTCCATCACCTGTTCACAAGTAGCGATTCGATCAAGCAGGATGGCTTCCTGATCTTCTTCCGGCTCCGTTTCCATCGTATCGAGTATTTTCAGGCCGGAAACTGTCAATCCTTCTCCTTTGACGGTCAATTGCCACTGCTGGCGATCTGAAGAAACGATCAGATTCATCTCGGAAATCATCCCCCCTTTTTTCAGGGAAAGCATGGCTTCCTCGAGTCCGACATCTTCACCCTTGATAATGAGCGTTTCGGTAGACTGATGATACGTATTTTCCAGGACCATTCGATTCCCGATCCTGGCTGAAAAACCTGCAAATTTTTCAATCTCGATTTTCCTTGGCTCCTGCTCCAGAACAAACCACAACCACGTTAAAAATTCATGGCCGACAAATCGATATCGATGATAGGCAACAGATAGATCGAGCATAATTTCCTTTCGAACACCATGCACAAACGCTGAATCACATGACAAAGGATACAGGCGTCAGGCTGTGGAGTCGATCCGTTTCCATAGGGTTCAAATCACCCAGCAACATCGCAACCGTATAGGGAAACATCTGGATCAGATTCATTTCAAAGGATTTGGTGAACAGCGTTTCGAATTCCTCGTTGGCTGTTTTCTGATTTGAAAAGAAATAAACCAAGTTGGCTTCATAATTCCAGATCACATCAACTGTCCTCGGTGTTGCCGGAATCCTTCGATTCAAATCAGCGATGACGGCATCCTTGACGGCTTTCTTTTCACCTTTGTTGAGATATTCCCGGCCCGATTCTTTGAGCTTGCGAGACATTTCCTTCTGAAATTGCTTGGCTATGACTTTTGGTGACAGGACTTTTTTATCGATACGGAGGGCAAACACGAATAGCGAACCGACGAGAAAGGATGAGCCTGAAAAATCAGGATCGAGAGGCTTATCCAGCGATGTCCATCCGATACTTTTATCGATGCTTTCACCATCGATATCCAGAATGGTGTATTTGCTTAAACCCTGATATACCGCATCGATAATGGATTCTTTGGGTTCAGATTCAACCCGGTAGGTCGTTATGGCCATATTGGATGTTACAAGCCCCATTTCATTCTCCTTTTTCCAGAATTGGCCGTATAATAGCATATCTTCAACGGAAGCAACAGCAGAAACCAGATGAGGGAGAAATGATCGGATAACGTTTCCATTTCATAGACGACTGTCTCGAATAATCTGTTTGTTTGATAAAACACACATCAAAGAGAACAAATCACGGATGAAAACGATGATAACTTCGTAACTTATTCAAAATAATAAATATATCTATCCATGATCTTGACGATAACCTTGTTGATAACAGGATGAATACGCAGGGTTCGTGCACCATTTTCAGATGATTGTGGAAAACCGAGGATTTTTAAACATGCTGATGAACACTGAAAATGCCGTTATTGCCGATTTTCATGTACATTCCAGATTTTCAATGGCGACATCCCGGAAAATGGACTTGGAAAATATGGTTGTTGCGGCTCAGCACAAAGGAATTGATCTCCTTGCTACAGGGGATTTTACGCATCCGGAATGGATGAACGAAATCCAGCAAAAACTGGTTCCTGCAGAATCGGGTTGGTATCGATTGAAGCCGGAAATCGAGTCGCGGCTTGTCGAACGAATACCGGAAACATGCCGATCTCCGGTTCGTTTCATGCTGGTTGGTGAAATCAGTTGCATATACAGGCAGGGCGGAAAGGTTCGAAAAGGTCATTATCTGATCTTCATGCCGCATATCGAGGCTGCCAAACGATTTTGCGCTCGACTGTCCCAATACGGCAATCTATGTTCCGACGGCAGACCGATTCTGGGAATTTCAGCAGTACAACTGCTGGAAATGGTACTTGAACAGGCAACAGAGGCCTTCGTGGTTCCGGCACACATTTGGACACCATGGTTTTCATTATTCGGCTCGAAATCCGGCTTTGATTCAGTGGAAGAATGTTTTGGCGATCTGTCCGACCAGATTTTCGCTCTGGAAACGGGTTTATCTTCCGATCCGCCCATGAATCGAGCCATTTCGGGACTGGATCGATTTACCCTGATTTCCAATTCGGATGCGCATTCACCGGCGCATTTGGGCAGGGAAGCCAATGTGTTTTATGGGGAACGTTCGTTTTCTGGAATTCGAAAGGCGCTCGATGGAACTCGGCCGGACGATTTTGCAGGCACAATCGAATTTTTTCCGGAGGAAGGAAAATACCATCATGACGGTAATCAAGCCTGTCATATCCGCAGTCATCCGAATCAGAGCCTTCAATGGGAAAATCGGTGCCCGGTATGTGGAAAGCCTTTGACGATCGGGGTTCTGAATCGGTGTTTGAGTCTATCGGATAGGGAAGCGAACGATTGCTCGAAACTTCCTTTCACATATTCCATCCCGCTTTTGGAAATCATTTCCCAATTGACGGGTAGAGGCGTTCATACAAAAACCGTTCAAAATGCCTATTTTTCCCTGCTCTCCAAACTCGGTCCCGAGCTGGATATCCTGCAT is from Desulfatirhabdium butyrativorans DSM 18734 and encodes:
- the dnaN gene encoding DNA polymerase III subunit beta — its product is MNITVDKSILVDALARIQSICGRKTNNVITTSVLIKAESDFIQIVSTDYETGFKGNYSAIVDTSGIVAINGKKLYEIIRELPAEKINIVEVENYWIKITEGKILYHLVGMNPDEFPTLEDMAESESSVQVNAAMFRKALECALTISVGEEKKPHTTGIFLQYVSDETPILRMLSTDISRLVKVDIPCSGKNLEALVKGVILSKKCMGDVYRILTDNGMIDITLGNNRIFFKQNEESISVSLMEGGFPPFINYIKKIGKESVLLEKNLFLAMMKRMTILISDEYKGVVVSLAENRMTITSTNPNLGESQEETVVLFQGEPVQLAINPRFIIDAINMIETSHILFKFGESREPCIIEGKDDSTIQNVIMPMRL
- the rdgC gene encoding recombination-associated protein RdgC — translated: MGLVTSNMAITTYRVESEPKESIIDAVYQGLSKYTILDIDGESIDKSIGWTSLDKPLDPDFSGSSFLVGSLFVFALRIDKKVLSPKVIAKQFQKEMSRKLKESGREYLNKGEKKAVKDAVIADLNRRIPATPRTVDVIWNYEANLVYFFSNQKTANEEFETLFTKSFEMNLIQMFPYTVAMLLGDLNPMETDRLHSLTPVSFVM
- a CDS encoding endonuclease Q family protein, with the translated sequence MLMNTENAVIADFHVHSRFSMATSRKMDLENMVVAAQHKGIDLLATGDFTHPEWMNEIQQKLVPAESGWYRLKPEIESRLVERIPETCRSPVRFMLVGEISCIYRQGGKVRKGHYLIFMPHIEAAKRFCARLSQYGNLCSDGRPILGISAVQLLEMVLEQATEAFVVPAHIWTPWFSLFGSKSGFDSVEECFGDLSDQIFALETGLSSDPPMNRAISGLDRFTLISNSDAHSPAHLGREANVFYGERSFSGIRKALDGTRPDDFAGTIEFFPEEGKYHHDGNQACHIRSHPNQSLQWENRCPVCGKPLTIGVLNRCLSLSDREANDCSKLPFTYSIPLLEIISQLTGRGVHTKTVQNAYFSLLSKLGPELDILHRKTVSEIEEKADPSLAHAIANMRNRNVHIEPGYDGVYGQIIVKI